A stretch of DNA from Bacteroidota bacterium:
TTTCACCTACCAAAGCAGGAATCAAAAATTTAACTAAAGAAGGTTTTGATCCTAAAAACAATCCTCCTTATACAGTTGACAATCCTGGTGTTTTTCATTGTGGGGACATTATGTATGATAATAGCATTTATTTTTCAATGCGTGCAAATGAAAAAACGAATGTAATAAGTGAAAATAAATTAAAGCCAAACAAGTATATATTGGCAACCATTCACAGGAACAACAATACGGATGAACCTGAAAATTTAAATGCATTGTTTGCTGCTTTAAATACCATTTCAACAAGCAAAAAACAACAGATAATTCTTCCATTGCATCCGCGTACTGCATCCCTGCTTGAAAAACACCTGGATAAAGACCTATATAAAAGCATCAAAAACAATAAAGATTTTAAATTAATATCACCTGTTTCATTTTTGGAAATGATTGCCCTGGAAAAAAACGCTTTACTGGTTATAACTGATTCCGGTGGAGTACAAAAGGAAGCTTACTTTTTCAAAAAACCCTGTATTATATTGCGGGAAGAAACAGAATGGACAGAATTGGTTGAAAATGGTTGTGCTATTTTATCCGGAACTGATACAGAAAAAATAATTAATGCTTACGATTATTTGGTAGAACAAAATAATTTTGAATTTCCTGAAATTTTCGGAGATGGAAATGCAGCTGAATTTATAAGTGAAACATTAATAAGCAATTTTTCATAAACATAAAAATGATACTTATTTATTGCCCAAAAATCACCAACAGGATTCGTTATATTTTCAATTTGATTTTAAAGGATGTTATTGGAGTTGAAGCCATTGAATTTACTACCAATGAGCAAAAATTTGAAAGCTATCAAGGAGTTAAAATAAGTTATCATTCTCATCCAATTTCTGATGAATTGTTTTTTTTATCAAAATCTTTGCTTTTTGAAAACGACATTCGGGATTATGACATTGAAGTATCAGAATGGGAAGGGCATAAAATATTTTTTCAAACCAATAAAACATCGGCCCTTCCTTTTGATCCATTTTCTTCTGCCTTTTTTCTTCTGAGTCGTTATGAAGAATATTTGCCTCATATAAAAGATGATTTTCAACGTTACACAGCTGAGGAAAGCCTTGCATTTCAAAAAGGATTTCTTGAAAAACCTGTAATTAATCATTGGTGCGAAAAAATTAAAATGCTGCTAAAAAGCAAATATCCCCAATTGCATTTTCTTCCAAGAGAATTCAAATTTATTTCTACAATTGATATTGATAATGCCTATGCCTATAAAGAAAAGGGATTTGTGAGAACAATGGCAGGGCTAATAAGAGCAGCATTTAATTTACGAATGGATGAAGTGTTTCAAATTTTAAAAGTGATATCAGGAAACCAACCCGATCCTTTCGATACTTATGATTATCAACTTTCCGTTCAAAAAAAATATAAGCTGGATGTAATTTATTTTATTTTATTGGCAGATTATGGTATAAATGATAAGAATGTACTCGTACAAAGCAGGAAATTCCAATCCTTAATTAAATCCCTTGCGGATTATTCGGAAGTTGGAATTCATCCGGGTTTTAATTCAAATAAAAGCGTTAAGAAATTAAAGGAGGAACTTAACCGTTTAGAAATTATCCTGAATAGGGAGGTGTTTAAAAGCAGGCAACACTTTTTAAAATTAATACTTCCTGAAACCTATAGAGGTTTAATTGATCTTGATATTACCGATGATTATACAATGGGTTATACTTCCAAAATAGGTTTTAGGGCAGGTATATGTTCCTCTTTTAATTTTTATGACCTGGATCTTGATATTGAAACAAAACTTAAAATTCATCCCTTTTCAATTATGGATGCTACATTAAAATATTATATGAAATTAAGGCCAGAAATAGCCATGGATTACATTATCCCGATAATAAATGAGGTGAAAGCTGTAAATGGTACATTCATAAGCATCTGGCACAATGATTCCTTAAGTAACGATAAAAACTGGAAGGGTTGGCAATATGTTTATGAAGAAATGGTTAAATACGCAAGTTCTAAATGATCCATTTCCTTGAACACAATCAAATTGATAAGACAAAATGGAATGAGCTTATTTACAATGCTCATAATGGTTTAATTTACGCTTACTCCTGGTATCTTGATTT
This window harbors:
- the wecB gene encoding UDP-N-acetylglucosamine 2-epimerase (non-hydrolyzing), translated to MKIITIIGARPQIIKAAALSRAISKASNKITEIIVHTGQHYDQNMSAVFFEELGIPQPKYNLNSGSGMHGEQTAKMIADIESILIKEKPSCIVLYGDTNSTLAGAIAASKILVPVVHIEAGLRSFNKKMPEEINRITCDHVSTLLFSPTKAGIKNLTKEGFDPKNNPPYTVDNPGVFHCGDIMYDNSIYFSMRANEKTNVISENKLKPNKYILATIHRNNNTDEPENLNALFAALNTISTSKKQQIILPLHPRTASLLEKHLDKDLYKSIKNNKDFKLISPVSFLEMIALEKNALLVITDSGGVQKEAYFFKKPCIILREETEWTELVENGCAILSGTDTEKIINAYDYLVEQNNFEFPEIFGDGNAAEFISETLISNFS